One window of Rasiella rasia genomic DNA carries:
- a CDS encoding DUF4238 domain-containing protein, with protein sequence MANKKRQHYISQFLLRNFAVATNSKSIHLHQKGTGKFVKNAPIKSQAQQKYFYGEDAVFEDYLAHSENTASKVINQIKNYNTLPKVGTKDYSFLLHFVMMYAFRTKASVANTEEKINSGIQKIAQFDKTLSKIDFSKCRVSHPEPAAFNLAYNMDNWVITADLSLGLIKNETATEFIISDNPFVQFNPIQLSRKRFPNNGGLLSTGLIIFFPISPKLYLIYYDKWAYRVNFENEGLLSLTDDYDIHNLNLLQAISAEETIYFSSEKKTQYIKNLTDEASWHKLDKHINDDVLDKANPDKKLLLSYYIEHLHNPEFTFLKLTDAARNGKDNIGMNSYRNNEIVEWMKMDKSYLKKTKVI encoded by the coding sequence GTGGCCAATAAAAAAAGACAGCATTACATATCCCAATTCTTACTAAGAAACTTCGCAGTTGCAACGAACTCAAAATCAATCCATCTACATCAAAAAGGTACGGGTAAATTTGTTAAAAATGCCCCAATCAAATCTCAGGCTCAACAAAAATACTTTTACGGGGAAGATGCAGTTTTCGAGGATTATTTAGCACATAGTGAAAATACGGCTTCCAAGGTTATCAATCAGATTAAAAATTACAATACCCTTCCAAAAGTAGGAACGAAGGATTATTCCTTTTTACTTCATTTTGTGATGATGTATGCTTTTAGAACAAAAGCATCCGTGGCAAATACAGAAGAAAAAATAAATTCTGGTATTCAGAAAATTGCTCAATTTGATAAAACTTTAAGCAAAATAGATTTTTCAAAATGTAGAGTATCACATCCAGAACCAGCTGCATTTAACTTAGCCTATAATATGGATAATTGGGTCATAACCGCCGATTTGAGTTTAGGCTTGATAAAAAATGAAACAGCAACAGAATTTATAATTTCGGATAATCCATTTGTGCAATTTAATCCTATCCAATTATCCCGAAAAAGATTCCCTAATAATGGTGGTCTATTGAGTACCGGATTGATAATTTTCTTCCCAATTTCGCCGAAGTTATATTTAATTTATTATGATAAATGGGCGTATAGAGTAAATTTTGAAAATGAGGGTTTGTTGTCTCTAACCGATGATTATGATATTCATAACCTTAATCTTTTGCAAGCAATATCGGCAGAAGAGACAATCTATTTTTCATCAGAAAAGAAAACTCAATACATCAAGAACTTAACTGATGAAGCCTCTTGGCACAAGTTAGATAAACATATTAATGATGACGTATTAGATAAAGCAAACCCAGATAAGAAATTATTACTTTCATATTACATTGAGCATTTACATAATCCTGAATTTACATTTCTTAAACTGACCGATGCTGCTCGAAATGGAAAAGATAATATAGGTATGAATTCATATCGTAATAATGAAATTGTCGAATGGATGAAAATGGATAAAAGTTACCTTAAGAAGACCAAAGTAATTTAG
- a CDS encoding DUF4138 domain-containing protein translates to MKVTISILTVFIFAFAKAQTTIKLDTIYANDTKNVALFFPEPIRQGITGSDNFVFTYNREKEQYFGLLQAKPGKESNLLVVNRNGSIFSYIVRYKKQLSKLNYFIPASNSIGNEKPIVTDSIPAESSEERVDNRTYYYQKFCSYLLNRKQRIGRIKKRNEGIVLSVENIVFDKEELYFVIQIENNSTLDYDLNFLNLSIETRQKGKRKSLQRLYQEPIYKHNLPSKIVEGQTVRFVYILPKFSLSNDRRAVLELNEKDGERNIEMKLSHRYINNPN, encoded by the coding sequence ATGAAAGTGACAATTTCCATATTAACCGTATTTATTTTCGCTTTCGCGAAAGCGCAAACAACTATAAAATTAGATACCATATATGCCAACGATACCAAGAATGTTGCACTATTCTTCCCAGAACCTATTCGGCAAGGCATAACTGGTTCAGATAATTTTGTCTTTACCTACAATCGTGAAAAAGAACAGTATTTTGGCTTGTTACAAGCCAAGCCTGGAAAGGAAAGTAATTTACTGGTAGTCAACCGAAATGGCTCAATTTTTTCGTATATTGTAAGGTATAAAAAACAGCTTTCTAAGCTCAATTATTTCATTCCGGCATCCAATAGTATCGGGAATGAAAAGCCGATTGTAACTGATTCAATTCCTGCTGAATCCTCTGAAGAACGTGTAGATAACAGAACCTATTATTACCAAAAATTCTGCTCGTATCTGCTCAATAGAAAACAGCGTATAGGTCGAATCAAAAAGCGAAATGAAGGCATTGTTTTGAGTGTTGAGAATATCGTTTTTGATAAAGAAGAGCTCTATTTCGTTATCCAAATTGAGAATAATTCTACCTTGGATTACGATTTGAATTTCCTGAACCTTTCGATTGAAACGCGACAAAAAGGAAAAAGAAAATCGTTACAACGTCTGTATCAAGAGCCGATTTACAAACATAATCTGCCTTCAAAAATTGTAGAAGGTCAAACGGTACGGTTCGTTTATATTTTGCCCAAGTTTTCATTATCCAATGACCGCAGGGCAGTTTTAGAACTGAATGAAAAGGATGGCGAACGGAATATTGAAATGAAACTATCGCACAGATATATTAATAACCCAAATTAA
- the traM gene encoding conjugative transposon protein TraM, translating to MKVEKNKIVFAAVLAVIFIFLISYSVMVMGDDDSENESLQQTLVPDLEENQKEYESKLDAINDLKEVRETNAPSIYDEKLIDSLGFYDPDLPEREKERIVDSIYDAGKIKYSEKRYQNLRQRRAVQKTVPNVDSAEVKREQKIEAKELGLEHQLFFAADPKPNEVSIIGNTDETIYVVVDGDQIVQANTRLRMRLTKAATINGKLMPKNTPIFGFISFQPNRALIEIENIKHHPTKLKAFDLQDGSEGIYVENNFREEATREVLDDVIGDINIPSVPQVGGLTQVFRRSNRRVKVTVLNNYRLILKPKL from the coding sequence ATGAAAGTTGAGAAAAATAAAATAGTATTTGCAGCGGTATTGGCCGTGATTTTCATATTCCTCATTTCCTATTCCGTAATGGTAATGGGTGATGATGACAGCGAGAACGAAAGCCTACAACAGACTTTAGTCCCTGATTTGGAAGAAAACCAGAAGGAATACGAGTCCAAGCTCGATGCAATTAACGACCTCAAAGAAGTGCGTGAAACCAACGCGCCCAGTATCTATGATGAAAAGCTAATTGATTCCCTGGGCTTTTACGACCCAGATTTACCGGAACGTGAAAAAGAACGCATTGTTGACAGTATCTATGATGCTGGCAAGATTAAGTATTCCGAAAAGCGGTATCAAAATTTGAGGCAAAGGCGAGCTGTTCAAAAAACAGTACCAAATGTGGATTCAGCCGAAGTTAAAAGAGAACAAAAAATTGAAGCTAAGGAACTTGGTTTGGAACATCAACTGTTCTTTGCTGCCGATCCTAAGCCCAATGAAGTTTCAATTATCGGCAATACAGACGAAACGATTTATGTAGTCGTGGATGGCGACCAAATTGTTCAGGCAAATACCCGATTACGGATGCGCCTTACCAAAGCTGCTACAATAAATGGCAAACTGATGCCAAAGAACACACCGATTTTTGGGTTTATCAGCTTTCAGCCCAATCGTGCATTGATTGAGATTGAAAACATAAAGCACCATCCCACTAAACTCAAAGCATTCGATTTACAAGACGGTAGCGAGGGCATCTATGTTGAGAACAACTTTAGGGAAGAAGCTACGAGAGAGGTGCTCGATGATGTTATTGGTGATATAAATATCCCGAGTGTCCCACAAGTTGGCGGACTTACACAAGTATTCAGGCGCTCTAACCGAAGGGTAAAAGTAACCGTACTGAACAATTACAGATTAATTCTAAAACCCAAGTTATGA
- a CDS encoding conjugal transfer protein TraK produces MKTPYKNIYNVLKLNRFIVLAVVVCALLSSTFSVWMVFNNNQKALNSAFAINTDGSIIPLKLVTQKENFRVEALAHLELFHNYFYNIDASNYERNLEKALWLGNSSVDNLYRQKKADGVYNRLLQYSLVQKVLSIDSKISESNGTYSFTTKTIFEINRGSIIDTYELVSTGNLIMVDRNFPNNPHGLLITNYFENTLKKLNDES; encoded by the coding sequence ATGAAAACACCCTACAAAAATATCTATAACGTCCTAAAATTAAATCGGTTTATCGTTTTGGCAGTCGTCGTCTGTGCGTTGCTGTCCAGCACCTTTTCAGTTTGGATGGTATTCAACAACAATCAAAAGGCGCTCAATAGTGCTTTTGCGATAAATACCGATGGTAGTATTATTCCGCTGAAGCTCGTTACCCAAAAAGAGAATTTCAGGGTGGAAGCTTTGGCACATCTGGAATTGTTCCACAACTACTTCTACAACATCGATGCGAGCAATTATGAACGGAATTTGGAAAAGGCGCTTTGGTTGGGCAATAGTTCTGTGGATAATCTGTACCGTCAGAAAAAAGCGGATGGCGTTTATAACAGATTGCTTCAATATTCATTGGTGCAAAAGGTATTGAGTATTGATTCAAAAATTTCAGAAAGCAACGGTACGTACAGTTTCACTACCAAGACCATTTTTGAAATAAATAGAGGTTCTATCATCGACACCTACGAATTGGTTTCCACCGGAAACCTAATTATGGTGGACCGAAACTTTCCCAACAATCCGCACGGATTGTTGATTACAAACTATTTCGAGAACACTTTAAAAAAACTGAATGATGAAAGTTGA